The window TTCCCGACGACCCCGCGCAGCGCACGCTGCTGGCGGCGAAGCGCTACCGCGGCGAGGAGAACCGGAGCTTCCACCGCTCCGCCGTGTACACGGAGGGCCGCAGCACCCGGAACACCCGCGACACCAGGGCCCTGGCCCGCAAGTCGGAGCACGGTCGCGCGGTGGCTGCGGCGCAGTGGTCGTTCGCGGAGTTCGAGGCGCTGTGCCGCCTGTGGCAGCTCGGCGCCCCGGTGCCCTACCCCGTGCAGGTGAGCGGGACCGAGGTGCTCATGGAGTTCCTCGGCGATGACGACGGCACCGCAGCCCCGCGCCTCGCGCAGGTGCGCGCCGACCGCGACACCCTGCAGGAGCACTACGCGCAGGTGGTCGACCTCATGCGGGTGTTCGCCGCGGCGGGTTTCGCGCACGGCGACCTGTCCGCGTACAACCTGCTCGTGCACCAGGGGCGGGTGCGGGTGATCGACCTGCCGCAGATCGTGGACGTGATCGCGAACCCGCAGGGGCTCGACCTGCTGCACCGCGACTGCGTGAACGTGTGCGACTGGTTCGCGCGGCGCCGCGTGGAGTGCGACGCCGAGGAGCTGTTCGCCGACCTGCTCGCGGCGCTGTACTGACCCGTCGTGTCAGGAGGCCAGGCGGGCGGCCAGCAGCGTCACGAGCTCGTACACCACGTGGCTCGCGGCGATCCCGGTCATCTGCGCGTGGTCGTAGGCGGGCGACACCTCCACGACGTCGGCGCCCACGATGTCACGGTCGCGCAGCGCGCGGAGGATGCGCAGCAGCTCACGGCTCGTGAGTCCTCCCGCCTCGGGGGTCCCGGTGCCGGGGGCGTGCGCGGGGTCGAGCACGTCGATGTCGATCGACACGTACAGCGGCTTGTCGCCGATGCGCGTGAGGATCCGGTCGATCGCGGCTTCGACGCCGTGCTCCTCGATGTACTCGCTCGACACGATCGAGAACCCCAGGCGCTCGTCGTCCTCCAGGTCCTGCTTGGAGTAGAGGGGTCCGCGCGTGCCCACGTGGCAGCTGGCGGTGAGGTCGATCAGCCCCTCCTCGCTCGCGCGGCGGAAGGGCGTGCCGTGCGTGATGGGCGCACCGAAGTAGGTGTCCCACGTGTCGAGGTGCGCGTCGAAGTGCAGCACCGCGACCGGCCCGTGCTTCGCGGCCACGGCGCGCAGCAGCGGCAGGGCCACGGTGTGGTCGCCGCCGATCGTCACGATGCGCTGCACCTGCTCGCCGAGCGCCGTCGCCGCGCGCTCGACCTCGGTCACGGCCTCGGTGAGGTCGAAGGGGTTCACGGGGATGTCGCCCGCGTCGACGACCTGCGCGAGCTGGAAGGGCGACACGTCCTGCGCCGGGTTGTACGGGCGCAGCAGACGCGACGACTCCCGCACGTGCGACGGACCGAACCGCGTGCCGGGGCGGTAGCTCACACCGGAGTCGAACGGGATGCCCACCACGGCGATGTCGGCGCGCGGCACGTCTTCGATGCGGGGCAGGCGGGCGAAGGTGGCGATGCCGGAGTACCGCGGGTTCACGGAGGCGTCGACGGGGCCGATGGTGTCGGTCATTTCTCGTTCCTGTTCGTTCGGGGTGTCGAAGGGCTCAGAGGGCGTGCTGCGGCAGGTGCACGAGCTGCACGCCGCCCGCGGCGATGGCGGCGCGGATGCTCGGGGCGATGTCGTCGCGTCTCTCGACGCGATGCCCGGTCGCGCCGAACGCGGTGGCGAGCGCGGCCCAGTCGGGCTGCACCAGATCCACGCCGATCGGGGTCATGCCGCGGTCGACCTCGTTCTGGCGGATCTCGGCGTAGCCGCCGTTGTCGACGCACACGACCGTGAGGTCGAGGCGCTGCTCGACCGCGGTGACGAGCTCGTTCACGCAGAACATGAGCG of the Microbacterium sufflavum genome contains:
- a CDS encoding serine protein kinase RIO, giving the protein MTDPSASPEAASFDASPFDSLETSLSFADVEPGDGQRWTTWPSATPTERGPEPRPAWVVTSAGALDTELGILKTGKEADVFLLERAVPDDPAQRTLLAAKRYRGEENRSFHRSAVYTEGRSTRNTRDTRALARKSEHGRAVAAAQWSFAEFEALCRLWQLGAPVPYPVQVSGTEVLMEFLGDDDGTAAPRLAQVRADRDTLQEHYAQVVDLMRVFAAAGFAHGDLSAYNLLVHQGRVRVIDLPQIVDVIANPQGLDLLHRDCVNVCDWFARRRVECDAEELFADLLAALY
- the speB gene encoding agmatinase, which translates into the protein MTDTIGPVDASVNPRYSGIATFARLPRIEDVPRADIAVVGIPFDSGVSYRPGTRFGPSHVRESSRLLRPYNPAQDVSPFQLAQVVDAGDIPVNPFDLTEAVTEVERAATALGEQVQRIVTIGGDHTVALPLLRAVAAKHGPVAVLHFDAHLDTWDTYFGAPITHGTPFRRASEEGLIDLTASCHVGTRGPLYSKQDLEDDERLGFSIVSSEYIEEHGVEAAIDRILTRIGDKPLYVSIDIDVLDPAHAPGTGTPEAGGLTSRELLRILRALRDRDIVGADVVEVSPAYDHAQMTGIAASHVVYELVTLLAARLAS